The following is a genomic window from Antechinus flavipes isolate AdamAnt ecotype Samford, QLD, Australia chromosome 3, AdamAnt_v2, whole genome shotgun sequence.
TTTACCTTTAATCCAGATTTCAATGacttttcttcatgtttttcatGTTCTTCTTACTGAAGAAAAGTGTGCATGTGGAATCCTCAGTTCTAAAAGTAATATGACATTGAAGGATGACCAACTGACTCTCCAAAATTTTCCATGGCAGGTAaatgtaaaactatttttaataaatattaaagattCTGTGTGTAGttatgtgtgtattcatatgtGTTGTTGCTGATTAATCATTCTTCAATATGTACCACTCTGTgaaacccatttggggttttcttctcagaaatactggaatggttggcatttctttctccctttctgcttcccttctaatcttggctgtattggggttctttgtgcaaaatctttttaatttaatgtaaccaaatttttctgttttgcatttcataatcaTCTGTAGttgttctttggccataaatttcttccttcttcacagatctgagaagtagactatcccttgttctcctaatttgcttatagtatcatctttcatatctaatcatgaacccatttcaaccttatattGGTGTAGGATGTTAGATGTTGGTTAATGCCTAGGTTTTGCCATatgattttccagttttcctagcaatttttgtcaaatggtgagaaTTCTCCCGGAAGCTGGAATCTAGGTTTATCAAAGATTAGTTTACTGTAGTCATTAACTCTTGTGTATTAtatacctaacttattccactgatccttTACTTTATTgtttagccaatatcagatggttttgatgactgcactttataatatagtttttttaaatacctttttattgacagaacccatgccagggtaattttttacaacattatcccttgcactctcttctgttccgatttttcccttccctccctccaccctctccctcagatggcaagcagtcctacacatgttaaatagtatatcctagatacaatatatgattGCAGAACCGAACcattctcttattgcacagggagaattggattctgaaggtataaataacccaggaagaaaaacaaaaatgcaaacagtttatattcatttcccagtgtcctttctttggatgtagctgcttctgtccatctttgatcaattgaaactaagttagatctctttgtctaagaaatccacttccatcagaatacatcctcatacaatatcgttgtcgaagtgtataatgatctcttggttctgctcatttcacttagcatcagttcatgtaaatcttgctagtcctctctgtattcatcctactggtcattccttacagaacaataatattccataacattcatataccacaatttactcaaccattctccaattaatgggcatccattcatataatatagttttaatagatcttttttctttacttcaaaaAAAGTATGTTGAGGCAATGTCCATATCACTTAAGCTTTTGAGTGCTTTCCCCCCTTCAACTAAGACTTCCTCTAAATTCTGAGTTTGGTACCTTTCAGTGAATGTATTCTAcccaagaataaaataagataatattcacTTAACATTTGTGAGTGACAAAAATGACGCTGAAGTAAATTTTAATATTGTCTGCAATCACAATGTCCTTTAGCTGTTCCTATACAATGTCAAGTGATTGTAGTTTGCCATGTGATAATGATCTTTTAAATTCTTGAGGTTCTCCTATCTAATAAGATAGCAGTTTTTTCAATGTAGGGATATGTACTGCATGACCAGTCAGTCAAGTAAGGTAGGTGGAGGTtctattttggttttcttcctatctctgtAATCCCTTTTACATGATTATTCTTCTTTTGATCATTCATCCTCTCTATATTTCTCCCCCTGCCCCCTTTTAGTATGATTTATTCCCATTTCAATGATTCCCTTATATGAAGATGATTTATAATTCTATAGAGTCatagaattaaaagataaaaagagactTAGAGTTCATCTAACCTATGATATTCTTTAACGGGGCTCCATAGACCATCCCCCTCTCCAAAGCTTTCCTGAGGAAAATTTAGGGAGTCTGAATTTAGATgagaagaaaactacatctttaTTTCTAGAGAGACAATCAGGATCACctaggtagtaaatgtctgaggccagatttgaactcaggtcctcctgactccaaggatgATGGTTTATCctctatgccatctagctgtcccttacatctttatttcaatataattggtttccattataatctttttttaatgtatcattCTGAGAAATAATCCACATATTTCATCAAACTGCCAAAGAAGACCATGACCTTTGCTAAGTTAAAAACCTTAACTTAAGAATTTATCCAAACCCCAAGTTTTATAATGACAATATAGTGATATAGCATGTGTGTAAATTGTGTATGTAtagtttttttaaaggaaaaaaaagaatcacatagaaaaatatcatcaatatttttaaagacttagAAATTCTTGGTTATAGACATGTTTAATGaaccaactagcatttattaagtaccaactatgttctattttttttcttatatcattatGGTTAAAAAGCAAGGCCACtgaatttcattatcttttctaagaaattgcatttttctacttttaaaggtaATTGTAGaaagtaaaaatcattttaaattaaaattccacttgaatttttaatgttttttctccctcaaCTGAGAATTTGGTAACTTTCCATGAATATACTTACCTTAGAATAAAAAAGTCAATATCTACTGAATATTTGTAAGTGACAAAAATGATACTGGACTAAATTTTTGACACTCCCcccattattctttttattataactaCATCAATTTTAATATTGGCTGCAtcttaaaaatgtcatttttgaaaagaaaaatatggattaCAGGATCACAGTTTTAAAATCGAGTTCAAGGCCAATCCTCTAATTTTACATACGAAGAAATGAGGTCTGAAGGGGGCTAAATAATTGGCTAGAGtaagcaaatgtctgaggcaagtGCAGACATTGTCTCAAAGTTGCagggaggaagaaatgagttctttaatatatattgtagTTAATAGTCTTTACTAAATAACcatgtctttttttaaaggtcaaattAACAAATTCACAAGGAAAGGACTTTTGTGGTGGTGTTATAGTACAGAAAAATTTTGTGTTGACCACAGCAAAATGTTCACTGCTATATGGAAACATCAGTGTGAAACTAAGTAAGTAATTATTACTCTCACTCCATCAATTTTTACAAGTActttttgaaagtaaaatttttgaataaaattaatttagagTAATAAAAGGTTTATAATCTCaaggcaaataatttttaaaggcagAATGAAGGGGGCAAATAGTGCTTCaagacttaaaattatattatattataagcaatcatcaaaactatttggtctgatttttaaaatagaaaaataatagaaataaaaatagaagagattagataagcagaatcagaaataattgaactcAAGAAACCAGTGATGGAtaaattcaagaacataaattGAAATGGGGAAGAACTCCCTATTTAACAAGACTTCCGGGGAAAACTGACATTGTTTGACAGAAACAAAGTTTAGACCAACAACATATCACATagtacaataaagaaaaaatgaaaaatggaaataaaagtttAATATCTTTgtgacaaaaaaattagaaagggaatAAAATCAATTACCTTTCATAACTGTCTGGGAcagaattctttattattttattgttgggATTTGGAATATACTTTCATAGGATAGTAACAGCTTATatttctggcctcagacacaacacttagCTGCATGCTTGGGCAAgtccaattgccttgcaaaaataaatataaccttTTATATCTGTTATATATCTAATCGTAGTGATATATGGTATAAGATACTGGTCTGACCCTAATTTCTTCCagaatgctttccagtttttttttttttttagcaatgctTGTTGAATATGAATTCTTCACCCCAGTAGTTGTTATGGGTCTTGACAAATGATGAGCAAAGATAATGTTGAAGAGGCAGCATAAAAACAGGTCTATATACACTTTTATTGGAGATGTGGATTAGTCCAACAATACTTGAAAACAATTAAGAACTTTACTAAAAAAGTGGCTAAAATGCCTTATCCTTTAACCCAGAAATTCTACCACTACGTGGATACACTAAGGAGAacaaatgtagaaagaaaagtCCCATGTACATCAAAATAAGGCCCCATTTATACCAAAATATTCCtaacacaattttttttgtcaagtcaacaagaatttattaattccATATTATATTCAGGCACTATCCTACGagttggggatataaaaaaatccctgccctcaaagagtttacattttatctaaTAGAGAAAAACAAGACACAAAAGGAGCCTGAGAAGTAGAAGAGGATATCTGATACTTGGAAGGGACAAAGTGGAGAAAGaagtccttttttgttttatgcataggaaaatgcccattttatttggtgttcaTTGAATTAAGAATGGAGACAGGTAGGTGTCATTGTAAACAGAGTGCCTAGCTCAGAGTGaggaactcatcttcctaaatttgaaatttggtctcagacactagctgtatgaccctgggcaagttagttaactgcttcaatttcctcagctgtaaaatgagcactaaaaggaaatggcaaaccattccaatgtctttgccaagaaaaacccaaataagaTCACGAAGAGTTAGTcataactgaaaataactgaacaacaaagttcaggaaaaaaataaatagaagaaaattttatgCCATTATAAAGTTAGGTGGTAATATAACATCATTTAACATTGGGAGACATCCTTAAGTTACtatacattttttattgttgttaaatttttttcaattgtcaagtatttaatttttccctcctactttccttaccactacaaataaaaacaaaaacaaaaacaaaatccttatacaaataaatataatcaagcaaaacaaattctcctgTTAGCCATGTCTACAAATGAGTGTCTCATTTGATTAATCTATTAATTGTTCAGTAAGTAGACAGTatttatcattaataattttcTGACATAATGATGGATCATTGCATCAATCGCTTTTCTTAAGTCTTTGAAAACTGCTAATTTTTACAATCTTGATGTTatgttataaattgttctccaggttCTTCTCTCAAGTACTTTGCCTAAGTTTACATAAGTCtgacttttcatcatttcttatagcacaatagaattccattgcattcataaaCCATATTATTTTCCACTATTACCCAACTGATAAATACTGGTTTagcttccaattctttgacacaaaacaaaaaaactggcacaagtatttttgtacaaataggacttttctcttttcctttgaacTCTTTAAGGAATAAGTCCAATAGTATCACAGGGTCAAGAGACATGCacaatttaataatatttgaaagagttccagattgctttccaggatggctgaaccaattcacagctccacatggcaacaacaatacattaaagcacttttttttctACAGCCCTGATAAcaagtcattttctatttttgtcaactttgccagTTTAATGGATATAGACAGAGGCAACTAGGTAGCATAATGCTGTGCTACCAGCACAGGAAGCTCTGATTCAAGTCTAGTCTCAGACCCTCTCTATGTGACCATGCACACTGTTTAACCCAGTTTCCTGAATTGTAAAGTGATgttaataacagcacctacatcTCAAGGCTATTGTGAGGATTATATGAAATACCACATAGtgggtactatataaatatttattctcccCCCTGCACATGCATTTTTTGACCACTTCTCAATTGGCAACTGGCTcctattcttacaaatttgaatatTTTGGTAATGAGGCTTTATCAAAAAAACTTCTATAAAAGTTTTTTCCCAGATAATTTTCATCCTAATCTTAGCCACACTGGATTtgtttatccaaaaaaaaaatttttttaaactttatgtaATCAAGATGGTCTATTGATAATCTGCAAGATTATCTttcttgttcctctaatttatttatgatatgacCTTTTATATATGGGTCACAAATCCTTATGGAGCTTATCTTGGGAAATGATCTGTGCTGTTGGTTACAAAACTCATCTCTACTTATCTGGAAGCAGTGTGGTCCAAGAGGGCCTTAAAACTGAGACCTCTAGGTAACCTGATCTGGGCCAgattgaaaggaaataaatatagaaagaattattttcagaGACTCAAAGAGGACAGAAACATCTCTAAATGGGGTAATTGTCAAAGATACCATTTTGTATAGTTTTTGCAAACTGTCCACAGTCTAAcattcagatctaaacaaactTAAACAGACACTACTCTTCCCTGTTGCAGAATTCTAATTAGTGAGCTAATTGACTTCTCAGGGCTAATGTTGTGAACTCAAGCTCTTTGGAGTAAAGTGATCATTTATTCAAACAACGGGAGGATTtgattctgaactttttttttaaaggaacatatACGGCCTCCATGAACGTTGTACCCTTCTAGCCATGTGGTACAATGAATTCAAAGGTGGATTTGTCAGGAAGTTCTGAATACAAATTTAGCCATAGTAGTTGtggattttgagcaagtcactctacttctcagagttgttgtaaggatcaaatgaaataacatatgtcaagtgctctgcaaaccttagaatgttatataatttctagttattattgttattattttaacttttgatGTTGTGTAAGGTCTGGAAAATTCCATGAATTTGGAAAGACTTTAAATACATTTCTAGTGGCTCTCTTGAGAATCTGCCGCTTGAGAAGAGGcttagataaataaaaagagagaggcaCATCAACATCATTAAACAATGTATTCTTGAGGAACCCAATGACGAAGTCAAATAAGTGTTAGACCTGGAATAAAGGGAACTGAATTAAAATTGTAATTGTCCAAAAGTGAATGTTGTGAAATTTTAGAGAATAACTATGgttaaaaagaaatgagtagaccactggccctgaagtcaggaggatctgagttcaaatcaggactcagacacttaatacttcctagctgtatgaccctgggcaagtcacttaaccccaattgcctcaggaaaaaaaatgataaaagataaaagaaaaaaagagatgagaagattCTTCTACCTCACTCCTTTGTAGTGGTAGGAAGTCCACAACTTTATGTACTTTAtgtagattttcaggattttccaaTATATTGatcatttgatctgatttttttcctcttctttttcatcttaaaaatttGTCATATGGGATTGCTcatgggagagggagaaggaaggatacTAGGGGAAAATATGATAGGAAAACCAAAACTCttcaataaaaattaacttttaaaaatgttcattacACTTATCacatgtgtgaccttaggcaagtcacttcattttacttggtctcagtttccctattaaataatagtgggggcagtgaggtggtgcactgggtagagcaccagcccttaagtcaggaggacacgagttcaaatctggtctcagacacttaacactttctagatgtatgaccctaggcaagtcatttaactccaactgcctcagggaaaaaataatagtgATAGGACTAGATGTCCCCTGAGGTCTTTCTCAGATCTAACTCTGTGAGTCTTAAAAATTGACCcttcaaaaaattatttctgaactGTCAATTTTCAGGTTATCCTGTTCATATGCTTGTTcaggctttgattttttttcctcccagctACATTTtatcattgtaaaaaaaatttcagtgaaaAGGGGGTAAAACTGGCAggtctttattttaaattctgatgGGGacgagaaggaagagaagagtaaCAATACCAGATTTGAGTTTTTGTTAAATCATAATAGACAACGATCCTGTTACTATGTATAAATGGGGGCCACGAGATTAGTAGACTACTGACTGACTAGCATAGTTTCTGTGGGTATTGTGCTATTGAAGATAGAATCATCTAAGAAATAAGTTGTTTGTGATTGAATTCTCTTAGCTTtggaaattttttaatatttttctaaagtgACCTGTGATTATGTCATTACTAAACAGGTGAAGACAGTATATCAGGAACCCCAATGGAGATAAAAGTAAAGAAGAAGCATGTGCACATGAGGTATGATCAAGAAATGGGGCAGAACAATCTAGCACTGCTGGAGCTTGATGAGCCCATTCAATGTCACAGCAATGGCCTTCCTATCTGTATCCCTGAAAAGGATTTTGCAGAACATATTTTGATTCCAGAGAAAATGAACGTTGTCAGTGGCTGGCCATTCAATGGAACAGAACTGgctgattcattgattgatttgCCCAGTATACATTTTGATAATGAGAAATGTGAAGAAATACTCAATGTAACAATTACAACAAGGTTATTTTGTGAGCAAAGCAAAGCATCAGTGGACTGGCAGTTGGTAGAGGGAAGTATTGTCATGGCTAAACACAAAGGTACTTGGTTTTTGATTGGTATTATGGTCTCTTTACCAACTGAAAATTTGGGACCACTATATCTTTTCACTAAGATTTCAAGATATTCAATATGGTTTGAACAAATAATGCAATAATGGAAAAACAAGtgaatagaaagaataaattctgtggaaaatgtaaaatttatagCTGTGATCCTGAGTTGATCATAAATTGGCAATATTGCTACAGAATTTTATACTTGGAATACTCTTCTCTTcctcaaatcccatttctgcctGGTGCTCATCCTTTACAGCCCAGATAACCAGCCAAATATGGTTTAACACAAAAAAATAATCCCTTCCATCCAATCAGAAATTATCTTTCTGCAGACCTTACCCTCCAGGAGGGCAGGAAATGTATCTAATAGATGTTTTTATATCTCTGGTGTGTAACATGCTTTTttgtacttaaaatttttttgaactgAACTAGCAAATACTGTAAAATAGATCCGAAATCTATTGTTTTAGAAAactatacaataatttatttctttttactttgctttACAATTCAGATGAGATGAaatcaaattctttaaaaagtagtAAAATTCAGACATCCCCTAAAgtgaaatatttactgataaccacacataaaaataatatataaacaatattaaagtactttttaaaaagtgacctgTTTCAAATCCATAAATAGAAGaataaagcatactttttctcCTCCACTGAAATTTATATTGATGCTTCACTGTGTGGCATGAAGGTGATCAAAAGCTGTGACAGTAGAACAGAAATTTATCAATTCcaccaaaataaaaaatctccAAGGGTAGGCCTGGCAACAGATTACATGTCTATTATCTGAGGAATTTCCTCATCCAAAGTTTCTCTACACAAGTGAAGTCCCAATCCCATCCCATGCCTGTAGACAATAAAGTGAATGAATGGAAAGCACAGATAAatctaattatgaaaaaaaaaaaacctactactactactagctaACTTGTGTATAATAtgctaaggtttgcaaaggacttCATATAAATTATCTCGCTTGATTGTAATGAAGTACCCATTTTGTAAATGGGAAATTAAttattagagaagttaaatgatttatccacaCTCGTATGGCAAATAAGTGAAGCAGATTTCAAAATCAGGTCTTTTATTCAATTCATTGCATCAGAGGTTTCAAACATGAAgcgaaataaaaatgtaattgggaaatatttagcaaaataaaaattcaataaaacatacTGTCAGTGATTTTCCAAAGCAATATGAACCCATGGGGATCCTTATCTTTAGaggtcatgagatgcacaagtcttcagtagtgactactgctgctgctgcttgtaATACCATTCCTCCATGCCTGATAATCTAGGCCTATGCTGGCATTAAAATCACCCAGAATAATGTTTGTCCTCTTCTGGCATGTTAATGATGAGGGTCTCCAAgacttaataatttaaattttttttaattaaaatttttttaatcagggTTCATCTTCACATGGTACTTTCCTGCAAGTTGCAGTCATATTGTCATGAGCCTGTTGTTCACTCCTTTTGAAGGCACACAAGCTTGTGAACTAGATTGGTCTTATTGTGAAACCTACACTAGCTTCCCATCACAGCAGCTGCTACCaataaaaaacacacacacacacacacataattccAGTCGCGA
Proteins encoded in this region:
- the PROZ gene encoding vitamin K-dependent protein Z, whose translation is MAGCFWMLQLCFLAFSLHQSEQSVLTSSAFLPCFPVFWPASKANEVMVRAKRARTFILEEILKGNLERECFEEICVYEEAREVFENNENTNSFWSQYMAGTPCISQPCLNNGVCLNNIRSYICSCLEGFEGVNCEYAKNECHSKRNDGCDHFCHPGKELFMCSCAKGYKLGKDHRSCIPNEKCACGILSSKSNMTLKDDQLTLQNFPWQVKLTNSQGKDFCGGVIVQKNFVLTTAKCSLLYGNISVKLSEDSISGTPMEIKVKKKHVHMRYDQEMGQNNLALLELDEPIQCHSNGLPICIPEKDFAEHILIPEKMNVVSGWPFNGTELADSLIDLPSIHFDNEKCEEILNVTITTRLFCEQSKASVDWQLVEGSIVMAKHKGTWFLIGIMVSLPTENLGPLYLFTKISRYSIWFEQIMQ